A genomic window from Silene latifolia isolate original U9 population chromosome Y, ASM4854445v1, whole genome shotgun sequence includes:
- the LOC141632615 gene encoding uncharacterized protein LOC141632615 — translation MGMEGLLKALRGLGDQVRRGNLDHLLSRGGKQDRREAANQMLPSAPPICTKIISVITGGSELSGLTYSAAKRKATGSKGDHPETSCRVSQGNLPPVTFDKTDIESGAEQHDDALTITLSIGNCTVRKALVDTGSSVNLIMLETLKTMGFDKENLIKKSVPLVGFSGETAHSVGEITIPTYIEGVNKLVRYLVIEGPTTYNVILGKPWSHR, via the exons ATGGGAATGGAAGGATTGCTGAAAGCACTAAGAGGCCTAGGTGATCAG GTACGCAGGGGAAACTTggaccacctgttatcacgtgggggcaagcaggacAGGAGAGAAGCAGCAAATCAGATGCTTCCTTCTGCTCCACCCATATGCACGAAAATTATTAGCGTGATAACAGGCGGGTCCGAGCTATCAGGTTTAACATATTCCGCCGCTAAGAGGAAAGCCACTGGAAGTAAAGGGGATCATCCAGAAACTTCATGCAGAGTAAGCCAGGGCAATTTACCCCCGGTAACtttcgacaaaaccgacatagaaagcggCGCAGAGCAACACGACGATGCCCTAACTATAACGTTATCCATTGGCAATTGCACCGTACGAAAAGCATTAGTGGATACAGGGAGTTCTGTGAACCTCATCATGCTTGAAACCCTCAAAACCATGGGTTTTGATAAAGAGAACCTAATAAAGAAATCTGTACCCCTGGTGGGATTCAGTGGTGAGACTGCGCATTCGGTGGGTGAGATAACCATCCCAACGTACATCGAAGGAGTTAATAAACTGGTAAGGTACTTAGTCATTGAGGGTCCGACCACTTACAACGTGATACTAGGAAAACCATGGTCGCATCGATGA